One genomic window of Halovivax cerinus includes the following:
- a CDS encoding mechanosensitive ion channel family protein, whose translation MIDSALAGLMGVFTDVPPWQTTTLLIGASLAVALALEFLVLRGLLRLSKRTETKYDNILVSELRLPLVVTAALAGVFVLTQVESVRENVLFDPGQLQTFFGNPSLSVIVLAWAVAANRLVNRIVETVNDEHSRFDFAPVFSNVWTLVVVGGTVVVLLSVWGYSISPLLGAAGVAGIAVGFAARDTVANFFGGIALYFDDTYKIGDFVELDTGETGTVVKVGVRSTTLMMRDEVLVTVPNSVLNATRIINHSGPQRRRRLKVPIGVAYGTDIDAFEELALAIADEEALVLDSPKPRMRFRAFGDSALEYELLCWVGSPTRVKKAHHELNREIYKRLLDTGIEIPYPKRDVHVVSEESPDETAEPNHESGLTVSHDDATTGGA comes from the coding sequence ATGATCGACTCGGCACTCGCGGGGCTGATGGGGGTCTTCACGGACGTCCCGCCCTGGCAGACCACCACGCTGCTGATTGGCGCCTCGCTCGCCGTCGCTCTGGCACTGGAATTCCTCGTCCTTCGGGGTTTGCTCCGCCTCTCGAAGCGGACGGAGACCAAGTACGACAACATCCTCGTGAGCGAACTCAGGTTGCCGCTCGTGGTGACCGCGGCCCTCGCCGGCGTGTTCGTGCTCACACAGGTCGAGTCCGTCCGCGAGAACGTCCTCTTCGATCCGGGGCAGCTTCAGACGTTCTTCGGTAACCCGTCGCTCTCGGTCATCGTCCTCGCGTGGGCGGTCGCGGCCAACCGGCTGGTGAATCGAATCGTCGAGACGGTCAACGACGAGCACTCCCGCTTCGACTTCGCGCCGGTCTTCTCGAACGTGTGGACGCTCGTGGTCGTCGGCGGGACCGTCGTCGTCCTGCTCTCGGTCTGGGGATACAGCATCTCGCCGCTGCTGGGCGCAGCCGGGGTCGCCGGCATCGCGGTCGGGTTCGCCGCCCGGGACACCGTCGCCAACTTCTTCGGCGGGATCGCATTGTACTTCGACGACACGTACAAGATCGGCGACTTCGTCGAACTCGACACGGGGGAGACGGGAACGGTCGTGAAAGTCGGCGTCCGGTCGACGACGCTCATGATGCGCGACGAGGTCCTCGTCACCGTTCCGAACTCGGTCCTGAACGCCACGCGCATCATCAACCACTCCGGCCCGCAGCGACGGCGCCGGCTCAAAGTCCCGATCGGGGTCGCCTACGGCACCGATATCGACGCGTTCGAGGAACTGGCCCTCGCCATCGCCGACGAGGAGGCGCTCGTTCTCGACTCCCCGAAACCCCGGATGCGGTTTCGTGCGTTCGGCGACTCGGCGCTCGAGTACGAGTTGCTGTGCTGGGTCGGCTCGCCCACGCGCGTCAAGAAGGCCCACCACGAACTCAACCGGGAGATATACAAGCGACTGCTGGACACGGGGATCGAGATCCCGTACCCGAAGCGGGACGTCCACGTCGTCTCCGAGGAGTCGCCGGACGAGACGGCTGAACCGAACCACGAGTCCGGCCTGACGGTATCGCACGACGACGCGACGACGGGCGGCGCCTGA